Proteins encoded by one window of Chondromyces crocatus:
- a CDS encoding c-type cytochrome, with protein sequence MSQAFRLRWAAPVLAAALLLVAGCAKPRDRGTPDGDAELGKLAIQRYGCGTCHHVPGVPGAEGRAAQPLLGFADRSDIARVAPNTYDNLVEWVRNPQKLDPKTRMPSLDVNDKDARDIATYLYTLTSER encoded by the coding sequence GTGTCCCAAGCTTTCCGACTCCGGTGGGCGGCCCCGGTGCTGGCCGCCGCGCTCCTGCTCGTGGCGGGATGCGCAAAGCCGCGCGACCGCGGCACCCCCGACGGCGATGCCGAGCTCGGCAAACTCGCCATCCAGCGCTACGGCTGCGGCACCTGCCACCACGTCCCTGGCGTCCCTGGCGCCGAGGGACGCGCAGCCCAGCCCCTTCTCGGGTTCGCCGACAGGTCCGACATTGCCCGCGTCGCCCCGAACACCTACGACAACCTCGTGGAGTGGGTTCGCAACCCGCAGAAGCTCGATCCCAAGACCCGGATGCCGAGCCTCGACGTGAACGACAAGGACGCGCGCGACATCGCCACGTACCTGTACACACTGACGTCCGAACGCTAA
- a CDS encoding arsenate reductase family protein — translation MKKNEVLVLSYAGCTTCKKALQWLEQHGVAHRVRPIVDEPPTPEELATWIPKSGLSVRKWLNTSGQSYRAMGKAKVDAATDAQVEAWLAADGKLVKRPVLVRGSKVLVGFKPEAYDELFGAGS, via the coding sequence ATGAAGAAGAACGAGGTCCTCGTGCTGTCGTACGCCGGCTGCACCACCTGCAAGAAGGCGTTGCAGTGGCTCGAACAGCACGGCGTCGCCCACCGCGTCCGCCCCATCGTCGACGAACCCCCCACCCCCGAGGAACTCGCGACGTGGATCCCGAAGAGCGGCCTCTCCGTGCGCAAGTGGCTCAACACCAGCGGCCAGAGCTACCGCGCCATGGGCAAAGCCAAGGTCGACGCAGCGACGGATGCGCAGGTGGAGGCCTGGCTCGCCGCCGACGGCAAGCTCGTGAAACGCCCGGTGCTCGTGCGCGGCAGCAAGGTCCTCGTCGGCTTCAAGCCCGAGGCCTACGACGAGCTGTTCGGCGCGGGCTCCTGA
- a CDS encoding diacylglycerol/lipid kinase family protein has translation MKAILLLNPDAGSAEDERVLVQTFAEIGWKVQRTLHKSVLDHGLRLQASEEVVIVAGGDGTVTQVAKQLAGTSIPLAVVPTGTANNVARSLGVGVDAEAAILALARAVELQVDLGVSHQGRSEERFLEGFGVGLFAYVMGELATSDHKELPRARELIARAVREYSPGAFRIVVDGEDLSGEYLLAAVMNMCSVGPALRIAPEARTNDGLLDVVLLRPEARELFLEHLSHADHEEEITLPPHHARRAQHVRVCSERTWSNLDDSPRPLVGDIDIEVDPAAVLFLVPPAEHGERLTA, from the coding sequence ATGAAAGCCATCTTGTTGCTGAACCCGGATGCTGGAAGCGCTGAGGACGAGCGGGTCCTCGTTCAGACCTTCGCCGAGATCGGCTGGAAGGTTCAGCGGACGCTGCACAAGAGCGTGCTGGACCATGGGCTGCGTCTCCAGGCTTCGGAGGAGGTGGTCATCGTCGCGGGGGGAGACGGGACGGTGACCCAGGTGGCGAAGCAGCTCGCCGGGACGAGCATCCCGCTGGCCGTCGTTCCCACCGGCACCGCGAACAACGTCGCTCGCTCGCTCGGGGTGGGGGTGGACGCGGAGGCGGCGATCCTCGCGCTCGCCAGGGCGGTGGAGCTTCAGGTGGATCTCGGGGTGAGCCACCAGGGCCGGAGCGAGGAGAGGTTCCTGGAGGGCTTCGGCGTGGGGCTCTTCGCGTATGTGATGGGGGAGCTGGCGACGAGCGATCACAAGGAGCTGCCGCGGGCGCGGGAGCTCATCGCGCGGGCCGTCAGGGAGTACTCACCCGGCGCGTTCCGGATCGTCGTCGACGGGGAGGATCTCTCGGGGGAGTACCTGCTCGCGGCGGTCATGAACATGTGCAGCGTCGGGCCGGCGCTCCGCATCGCGCCGGAGGCGAGGACCAACGATGGGTTGCTCGATGTGGTGCTGCTTCGGCCCGAGGCCAGGGAGCTGTTCCTGGAGCACCTGAGCCACGCCGACCACGAGGAGGAGATCACGCTGCCGCCCCACCATGCGCGGCGCGCTCAGCACGTGCGGGTGTGCAGCGAGAGGACGTGGTCGAACCTGGACGACAGCCCGCGGCCGCTCGTGGGGGACATCGACATCGAGGTGGACCCGGCCGCGGTGCTCTTCCTGGTGCCGCCCGCCGAGCACGGTGAGCGCCTGACGGCTTGA
- the surE gene encoding 5'/3'-nucleotidase SurE — translation MRILVTNDDGVFSPGLCALAEAATRFGDVRIVAPDVEQSSMAHAITSSRPLLQRRARIGRFDAWRVNGTPADCVALGTHLWEHVDIVFSGINLGLNVGNSMWHSGTLAAAKQAALLGFRGIAFSAPETGDDPDYSSIRSYLDTVIREVLGRPELSLVNVNFPMRPRGVRWTCQSVRHYDGRVVPARDPMGREQFWFVPVPIEAPEPGTDRWAVDEGLVSVTPLRLDLTDHRALDQLLAEP, via the coding sequence ATGCGCATTCTCGTGACAAACGACGACGGGGTGTTCAGTCCGGGCCTCTGCGCGCTGGCCGAGGCAGCCACCCGGTTCGGCGACGTGCGCATCGTGGCCCCCGACGTGGAGCAATCCTCGATGGCCCACGCCATCACCTCCTCGCGTCCCCTCTTGCAGCGGCGCGCCCGCATCGGGCGTTTCGACGCCTGGCGCGTGAACGGCACCCCCGCCGACTGCGTGGCCCTCGGCACGCACCTCTGGGAGCACGTCGACATCGTGTTCTCCGGCATCAACCTCGGCCTCAACGTGGGCAACTCGATGTGGCACTCCGGCACCCTCGCTGCCGCCAAGCAGGCCGCGCTCCTCGGGTTTCGCGGCATCGCCTTCAGCGCCCCCGAGACGGGCGACGACCCGGACTACTCGTCCATCCGCAGCTACCTCGACACCGTCATCCGCGAGGTGCTCGGCCGCCCCGAGCTCTCCCTCGTCAACGTGAACTTCCCCATGCGCCCTCGCGGCGTGCGCTGGACCTGCCAGTCGGTCCGCCACTACGACGGCCGCGTCGTCCCCGCGCGTGACCCGATGGGCCGCGAGCAATTCTGGTTCGTCCCCGTCCCCATCGAGGCCCCCGAGCCGGGCACGGATCGGTGGGCCGTCGATGAAGGCCTGGTCTCGGTGACCCCCTTGCGCCTCGACCTGACCGACCACCGCGCCCTCGATCAGCTGCTCGCCGAGCCCTGA
- a CDS encoding TetR/AcrR family transcriptional regulator encodes MRGCGDVAVKQVRGERLVNKVLDTTVEELSRVGYETLSIEAVAARADVNKTTVYRRWPTKRDLVKAALERVARCQTMVPDTGDLRTDMLQHVSALRDDAESPALKSVIRMVFAADQHTELAQLAAHIRAEKELTARAMYQRAIARGELHPDTDIELVHDVLFGAIQHLVLFHPEPCPDTQLAQVIDMVLVSASSEMARRRPTLEPPPSPSMPRASRTTATPRSKKPRTSASSDVRRRPRRH; translated from the coding sequence ATGCGCGGGTGTGGTGACGTTGCAGTGAAGCAGGTACGCGGCGAACGCCTCGTCAACAAGGTCCTCGACACGACCGTCGAAGAGCTCTCGCGTGTGGGCTACGAGACCCTGTCGATCGAGGCCGTCGCCGCCCGCGCCGACGTGAACAAGACCACCGTCTACCGCCGCTGGCCCACCAAGCGCGATCTGGTCAAGGCGGCGCTCGAGCGCGTGGCGCGCTGTCAGACCATGGTCCCGGACACCGGCGACCTGCGGACCGACATGCTCCAGCACGTGAGTGCGCTCCGGGACGACGCCGAGTCCCCCGCGCTGAAAAGCGTGATCCGCATGGTCTTCGCCGCCGACCAGCACACCGAACTCGCGCAGCTCGCCGCGCACATCCGCGCCGAGAAAGAGCTCACGGCCAGGGCCATGTACCAGCGCGCGATCGCGCGGGGCGAGCTGCATCCCGACACGGACATCGAGCTGGTCCACGACGTCCTCTTCGGCGCCATCCAGCACCTCGTCCTGTTCCACCCAGAACCTTGCCCCGACACCCAGCTCGCCCAGGTCATCGACATGGTCCTGGTCAGCGCCAGCAGCGAGATGGCGCGCCGCCGACCGACCCTCGAGCCTCCTCCTTCGCCCTCGATGCCCCGCGCATCCAGGACCACGGCGACCCCGCGCAGCAAGAAGCCCCGGACCTCGGCGTCGAGCGACGTGCGTCGACGTCCACGTCGCCACTGA
- a CDS encoding tRNA-dihydrouridine synthase, protein MTTTDLFSPLTFRNGVTAPNRLAVAAMTNSQSHDDGTLSDDELRWLEARAEGGFGLVATCASHVALDGQGWPGELGIYDDHLLPGLTRLASSLRARGALSIVQIFHGGTRSPSTLTGQMPWSASATEDPEPVRAAEEADIERVIRQFAEAARRAHQAGFDGVELHGAHGYLLCQFLSATLNRRSDGWGGDLAGRARLIREATRAVRAAVPASFVVGVRLSPEDFGNAVGMDLDESLQTAKWLCEDGMDFLHISLWDAAKNTKKRPEEHPIPLFRKACPAEVPLLVAGKVWTRADAQALVDRGADMVALGRSAILNPDWPKQVQEAGWEPRRPPMKAEELVARSVSPTFVGYLRRWKNFVAEEEG, encoded by the coding sequence GTGACCACGACCGATCTCTTCTCTCCTCTCACCTTCCGCAACGGCGTCACGGCGCCCAACCGTCTCGCGGTCGCCGCGATGACGAACTCGCAGAGCCACGATGATGGGACGCTGTCGGACGACGAGCTGCGCTGGCTGGAGGCGCGCGCCGAAGGCGGTTTCGGGCTGGTGGCGACCTGCGCGTCGCACGTGGCGCTCGATGGTCAAGGCTGGCCTGGCGAGCTGGGGATCTACGACGACCACCTGCTGCCCGGGCTGACGCGGCTCGCGTCGTCGCTGCGCGCGCGGGGTGCGCTGTCCATCGTGCAGATCTTCCACGGGGGGACGCGCTCGCCGTCGACGCTCACGGGGCAGATGCCATGGAGCGCGTCGGCAACCGAGGATCCCGAGCCGGTGCGCGCGGCCGAGGAGGCGGACATCGAGCGCGTGATCCGTCAGTTCGCCGAGGCAGCGCGGCGGGCCCACCAGGCGGGGTTCGACGGGGTGGAGCTGCACGGTGCGCACGGGTACCTGCTGTGCCAGTTCCTGAGCGCGACGCTGAACCGTCGGTCGGATGGCTGGGGCGGTGACCTGGCAGGACGCGCGCGGTTGATCCGGGAAGCGACGCGGGCCGTGCGCGCAGCCGTGCCTGCGTCGTTCGTGGTGGGGGTGCGGCTCTCGCCCGAAGACTTCGGGAACGCGGTGGGGATGGATCTGGACGAGAGTCTGCAGACGGCGAAATGGCTGTGCGAGGACGGGATGGATTTCCTGCACATCTCGCTGTGGGACGCGGCGAAGAACACGAAGAAGCGGCCGGAGGAGCACCCGATCCCGCTGTTCCGGAAGGCGTGCCCGGCGGAGGTGCCGCTTCTGGTGGCCGGGAAGGTGTGGACGCGGGCGGATGCGCAAGCGCTGGTGGATCGGGGCGCGGACATGGTGGCGCTGGGGCGCTCGGCGATCCTGAACCCGGACTGGCCGAAGCAGGTGCAAGAGGCCGGGTGGGAGCCGCGGAGGCCGCCGATGAAGGCGGAGGAGCTGGTGGCGAGGAGCGTGAGCCCGACGTTCGTGGGGTACCTGCGGCGGTGGAAGAACTTCGTGGCGGAGGAGGAGGGGTAG
- a CDS encoding thioredoxin domain-containing protein, producing the protein MKRFREALGRPRRVVLALGALAAGAGLYVAHLGRSVLPCSGEQACDAQLTAEPAAEGLSGKPRLVEFTSGYCAACRKMAPIVAELEKRCARSVEGAIRLVNVDDPEGEALASRYGVDALPTFLALNADGGEVTRLVGLQSEEKLASALDTIRAGCPTL; encoded by the coding sequence ATGAAGCGGTTCCGCGAAGCCCTGGGTCGCCCCCGGCGCGTGGTCCTGGCCCTCGGAGCGCTGGCTGCGGGAGCCGGGCTTTACGTGGCCCACCTGGGTCGGTCGGTGCTCCCGTGCAGCGGCGAGCAGGCTTGCGACGCGCAGCTCACGGCCGAGCCTGCCGCCGAGGGCCTCAGCGGCAAACCGCGCCTCGTGGAGTTCACCAGCGGCTACTGCGCCGCCTGCAGGAAGATGGCGCCCATCGTGGCCGAGCTGGAGAAGCGCTGCGCCCGCTCGGTGGAGGGTGCCATCCGCCTGGTGAACGTGGATGACCCCGAAGGCGAAGCCCTCGCAAGCCGCTACGGCGTGGATGCCCTGCCGACCTTCCTGGCGCTCAACGCCGACGGTGGCGAGGTGACCCGGCTGGTCGGCCTCCAGAGCGAAGAGAAGCTCGCGTCCGCGCTCGACACCATCCGCGCTGGGTGTCCCACCCTGTAG
- a CDS encoding DUF6944 family repetitive protein has translation MVTGNSLRATGNSLRVTGNSLRATGNSLRVTGNSLRVTGNSLRVAGNSLRVTGNSLRATGNSLRVTRNSLQVTGNSLRVTGNSLRVTGNTSQPLWS, from the coding sequence GTGGTCACCGGGAACTCACTTCGGGCCACCGGGAATTCACTTCGGGTCACCGGGAACTCACTCCGGGCCACCGGGAACTCGCTCCGGGTCACCGGGAACTCACTTCGGGTCACCGGGAACTCACTTCGGGTCGCCGGGAACTCACTCCGGGTCACCGGGAACTCACTTCGGGCCACCGGGAATTCACTCCGGGTCACCAGGAACTCACTCCAAGTCACCGGGAATTCACTCCGGGTCACCGGGAATTCACTCCGGGTCACCGGGAACACATCCCAGCCCTTGTGGAGCTGA
- a CDS encoding ATP-binding protein, producing the protein MNPLANLRSPFGRTVVADAWTTPPPVDVDSIHKAAFVECERAFANASDGNPDSVLIFGPAGAGKTHLLTRLQRHLGAPSSAAPDRVLRCVFVSAKLKAHAPSLWQFLRRLLADDLMRQEQGLTQLQRLVAHQLADLNGDSLRHWAMTLRVLTKTDDDSVSGYLADVAQRLRLSAALCTVIDHLVHNRYAQHALDWLRGHSLHETALDRLGLSPDEPDNREEAARLIVTELCRLAGHTLPIVFCFDQIEALDGCASVGEAVELFGRVAADLADADDNILLISCIQSAFLDVLNDSVREADRQRIFKRRALLEPLTPEQVRALLLLRLDSVPELRELRKEAGRARFYPFDDAFVAQLASAPLRLPRRVLADAAAEFERIQRGDPPTRAAVQLADPSSMRSVESPQAESEAPKGKSASDKAAGDKPSSDKAPSDKAAKGKPSSDKGASGKAPGGKVAKGDVAAGKEARKTSASVPSSGPSGSDERGEKLERDLENHFAEYREEALKRGTAEASREALLHGLPMLWALRGAPFSGARAVDIDLVLPSLQGGLTSQQPVYLAICNETNLTSLAQRLKRLVDTTAKPTSSLPPQRLVLLRDPRLSISRTATRTRQYLTTLEQRGARVVKPSEEALAALDALRSLLSDARAGDLSSEGETIREDTVGRWLVRALDDALLELCDTLEGRGTSPAEREEAGLLRDLDDILLRDCIASLDVVASELRCDQRKALTVARHHPDRFGVLQGPPTVLFSHVPADALGPAAE; encoded by the coding sequence TTGAACCCCCTCGCGAACCTGCGGAGCCCCTTCGGGAGGACCGTCGTCGCCGACGCCTGGACGACACCGCCGCCCGTGGACGTCGACTCGATCCACAAGGCGGCCTTCGTGGAGTGCGAGCGCGCCTTCGCGAACGCCTCCGACGGCAACCCCGACTCGGTCCTCATCTTCGGCCCTGCGGGGGCGGGCAAGACCCACCTCCTCACGCGGCTCCAGCGGCATCTCGGCGCGCCTTCCAGCGCCGCCCCGGACCGCGTCCTCCGCTGCGTCTTCGTCTCCGCCAAGCTCAAAGCGCACGCGCCGAGCCTCTGGCAGTTCCTGCGCCGCCTCCTCGCCGACGATCTGATGCGCCAGGAGCAAGGCCTCACCCAGCTTCAGCGCCTCGTCGCGCACCAGCTCGCCGACTTGAACGGGGACTCGCTCAGACACTGGGCGATGACCCTGCGCGTGCTCACCAAGACCGACGACGACTCGGTCTCCGGGTACCTCGCGGACGTCGCGCAGCGCCTCCGCCTCAGCGCTGCCCTCTGCACCGTCATCGATCACCTCGTCCACAACCGCTACGCGCAGCATGCCCTCGACTGGCTCCGGGGCCACAGCCTGCACGAGACCGCCCTGGACCGCCTCGGCCTCAGCCCTGACGAGCCCGACAACCGAGAAGAGGCGGCGCGGCTGATCGTCACCGAGCTGTGCCGCCTGGCAGGCCATACCTTGCCCATCGTCTTCTGCTTCGACCAGATCGAGGCGCTCGACGGATGCGCCAGCGTGGGGGAGGCCGTCGAACTCTTCGGGCGCGTGGCGGCCGATCTCGCCGACGCCGACGACAACATCCTGCTGATCTCGTGCATCCAGAGCGCGTTCCTCGACGTCCTCAACGACAGCGTGCGCGAGGCGGATCGCCAGCGCATCTTCAAGCGACGCGCCCTGCTCGAACCGCTCACCCCCGAGCAGGTCCGAGCGCTCCTTCTCCTGCGCCTCGACAGCGTCCCGGAGCTGCGGGAGCTCCGCAAGGAGGCGGGTCGAGCGCGCTTCTACCCCTTCGACGACGCCTTCGTGGCCCAGCTCGCCAGCGCTCCGCTCCGTCTCCCTCGCCGTGTCCTTGCGGATGCTGCCGCCGAGTTCGAGCGGATCCAGCGTGGCGACCCACCCACCCGTGCAGCCGTGCAGCTCGCCGATCCGTCGTCGATGCGTTCTGTGGAGTCACCCCAGGCAGAGAGTGAAGCGCCGAAAGGAAAATCTGCGAGCGACAAGGCTGCGGGCGACAAGCCGTCGAGCGACAAGGCACCGAGCGACAAGGCAGCGAAGGGCAAGCCATCGAGCGACAAGGGGGCGAGTGGCAAAGCTCCCGGCGGTAAGGTGGCGAAGGGCGACGTCGCCGCCGGAAAGGAGGCGCGTAAGACGTCTGCCTCGGTCCCTTCGAGCGGTCCCTCGGGCTCGGACGAGCGCGGCGAGAAGCTCGAACGCGACCTGGAGAACCACTTCGCCGAGTACCGGGAGGAAGCGCTCAAGCGAGGCACCGCCGAGGCGAGCCGAGAGGCGCTCCTGCATGGTCTCCCCATGCTCTGGGCCCTCCGCGGAGCCCCCTTCAGTGGTGCCCGAGCCGTCGACATCGACCTCGTCTTGCCTTCCCTCCAGGGCGGCCTCACGTCGCAGCAGCCCGTCTACCTCGCCATCTGCAACGAGACGAACCTGACCAGCCTCGCGCAGCGCCTCAAGCGCCTCGTGGACACGACCGCGAAGCCGACCTCCTCGCTGCCACCCCAGCGCCTCGTCCTGCTGCGCGATCCACGCTTGAGCATCTCCCGCACGGCAACCCGCACGAGGCAGTACCTGACCACCCTCGAACAGCGAGGTGCTCGTGTCGTGAAGCCCAGCGAGGAAGCCCTCGCCGCCCTCGACGCCCTTCGCTCCCTCCTCTCGGATGCGCGCGCCGGCGATCTCTCCTCGGAGGGCGAGACCATCCGCGAAGACACCGTCGGCCGCTGGCTCGTGAGAGCCCTCGACGATGCCCTCCTGGAACTCTGTGACACGCTCGAAGGCCGCGGCACGAGCCCAGCGGAGCGCGAGGAAGCCGGCCTGCTGCGCGACCTCGACGACATCCTGCTGCGCGACTGCATCGCCTCTCTCGACGTCGTGGCCTCGGAGCTTCGCTGCGATCAGCGCAAGGCGCTCACCGTGGCCCGCCATCACCCCGATCGCTTCGGCGTGCTCCAGGGCCCGCCCACCGTCCTGTTCTCCCACGTCCCTGCCGACGCGCTCGGCCCTGCTGCGGAGTGA
- a CDS encoding FtsK/SpoIIIE domain-containing protein — MPVDLSVSEVRDELQRAAGKEAIGSGQSATRLLGQMFHEVFADLCGKDPLRSGIRVVVDAAPDRDAGQQRLLSHTYHALVGPRLTRHQPLLQETTRQVLVFWEAIQHLTRWLTDLVWTALDATKEGLQTWEEIAALFTVDEKLTRELRQPDWSDSVRLVGITDALIRIPRTSRFCTIELKLGAGRPLMDLAQVALYRLLAAGQVPSSADSALALLHFAPTLAETLITATEVATVEPRLLALLGKMAGVATPPKAPSAATRPEPRKEPKAEPLPATRGNRTPAKPEPRKTAKNPAANVEVLRRSPARSVPEAAFTSAAMPATQSASHPPKNRPLGAAPPAVEPTPSPPREDPRKEAVATTPAGGSTSAAAPTSATAPLVTSTSATAPPASASAPAASERYAELGQKLVRAFREYGSPVDLLGEPAVGPRFLRFEARLGRGVTFDQIARRTKEIGLKAGIPKDPIISRYEGHLRIEVERPDPQTVPFASILPALGERDPLRGSALVPIGVDVAGTLRTADLASPINAHLLVAGTTGSGKTEWLRMAIAGLLHANTPETLRLVLIDPKLAAFTDLKRSPYLWTKRGLWTPGSGSDVDEVLDDLSAEMERRYQLFEAEGVDDLARYIEKTRKPLARIVCFCDEYFALISQDRQIRKRIEAQIFLLGAKARASGIHLVIATQQPSRQVIQGALNANMPCRVGLMTQSAIESRMLLDVPGAERLTGYGDLLYKDVGDPVRLQAPYLSPEERARLFKPS, encoded by the coding sequence ATGCCGGTTGACCTGTCCGTCTCGGAAGTCCGCGACGAGCTCCAGCGTGCCGCTGGCAAGGAGGCCATCGGTTCCGGCCAGAGCGCGACCCGCCTCCTCGGCCAGATGTTCCACGAGGTCTTCGCCGACCTCTGCGGCAAGGATCCACTCCGCAGCGGCATCCGCGTCGTCGTCGATGCCGCTCCGGACCGCGACGCAGGCCAGCAACGCCTCCTCTCCCACACCTACCATGCCCTCGTCGGACCGCGCCTCACGCGCCACCAGCCCTTGCTCCAGGAGACGACCCGGCAGGTCCTCGTCTTCTGGGAAGCCATCCAGCACCTCACCCGGTGGCTGACCGATCTCGTCTGGACCGCTCTCGATGCCACGAAAGAAGGCCTCCAGACCTGGGAGGAGATCGCCGCTCTCTTCACCGTCGACGAGAAGCTGACCCGCGAGCTACGCCAGCCCGACTGGAGCGACTCCGTGCGTCTCGTCGGCATCACGGACGCGTTGATCCGCATCCCTCGCACCAGCCGCTTCTGCACCATCGAGCTGAAGCTCGGCGCGGGCCGTCCCCTCATGGATCTCGCACAGGTCGCCCTCTATCGCCTCCTCGCTGCTGGCCAGGTGCCCTCCTCCGCAGACAGCGCCCTCGCCCTGCTGCACTTCGCGCCCACCCTCGCAGAGACCCTGATCACGGCCACCGAGGTCGCCACCGTCGAGCCGAGGCTCCTCGCCCTCCTCGGCAAGATGGCCGGCGTCGCCACTCCCCCGAAAGCTCCTTCAGCTGCCACCAGGCCCGAGCCGCGCAAGGAACCGAAGGCCGAGCCGCTGCCTGCGACCCGTGGAAACCGTACGCCAGCAAAGCCCGAACCCCGCAAAACGGCGAAGAACCCCGCGGCCAACGTGGAAGTCCTCCGAAGATCCCCGGCGCGCTCCGTCCCGGAGGCCGCGTTCACGAGCGCGGCGATGCCTGCAACCCAGAGCGCCTCTCACCCCCCGAAAAACCGCCCTCTCGGCGCTGCTCCACCTGCTGTCGAACCCACGCCTTCTCCTCCTCGCGAAGACCCGAGGAAGGAGGCTGTGGCGACGACACCCGCCGGCGGCTCGACGTCTGCCGCCGCGCCCACCTCTGCCACCGCGCCTCTTGTGACATCGACCTCTGCCACCGCGCCTCCTGCCAGCGCCTCGGCGCCTGCCGCCTCCGAGCGCTACGCCGAGCTGGGCCAGAAGCTCGTGCGCGCCTTCCGCGAGTACGGCAGCCCCGTCGACCTCCTCGGCGAGCCCGCCGTCGGCCCTCGCTTCCTCCGCTTCGAAGCTCGCCTCGGCCGTGGCGTCACCTTCGACCAGATTGCACGTCGCACCAAGGAGATCGGCCTCAAGGCAGGCATCCCGAAGGACCCGATCATCTCCAGGTACGAAGGCCACCTGCGGATCGAAGTCGAGCGCCCCGATCCCCAGACCGTCCCCTTCGCCAGCATCCTCCCCGCCCTCGGCGAGCGCGATCCGCTCCGCGGCTCTGCCCTCGTCCCCATCGGCGTCGACGTCGCCGGCACCCTTCGCACCGCCGATCTCGCGAGCCCCATCAACGCGCACCTCCTCGTCGCCGGCACCACCGGGAGCGGCAAGACCGAGTGGCTCCGCATGGCCATCGCTGGCCTGCTCCACGCCAACACGCCCGAGACCCTCCGCCTCGTCCTCATCGACCCCAAGCTCGCGGCCTTCACCGACCTGAAGCGCTCACCGTACCTGTGGACGAAGCGCGGCCTCTGGACCCCGGGCAGCGGCAGCGACGTCGACGAAGTGCTCGACGATCTCTCCGCCGAGATGGAGCGCCGCTACCAGCTCTTCGAGGCCGAGGGCGTCGACGATCTCGCCCGCTACATCGAGAAGACCCGCAAGCCCCTCGCGCGCATCGTCTGCTTCTGCGACGAGTACTTCGCCCTGATCTCCCAGGACCGACAGATCCGCAAACGCATCGAAGCGCAGATCTTCCTCCTGGGCGCCAAGGCCCGCGCCTCGGGCATCCACCTCGTGATCGCCACCCAGCAGCCCAGCCGCCAGGTGATCCAGGGAGCCCTCAACGCCAACATGCCCTGCCGCGTCGGCCTCATGACCCAGAGCGCCATCGAGTCCCGGATGCTCCTCGACGTACCCGGCGCCGAGCGCCTCACGGGCTACGGCGACCTTCTGTACAAGGACGTCGGCGATCCCGTCCGCCTGCAAGCCCCCTACCTCTCCCCCGAGGAACGCGCCCGCTTGTTCAAGCCGAGCTGA